The genome window TCATCCCGCGCGTAGTGAGTGCAGCGTCGAACCTGCGCCTGGAACACGCGCTGCGCTCGCGCAAGCCCGCGTTCATTCCCTACCTCATGGCGGGCGATCCAGATATTGCAAGCACCGAGGCGATCGCTCGCGGGCTCGCGCAGGTGGGAGCCGTAGCGCTCGAGCTGGGCGTACCATACGGCGATCCGCTCGCCGACGGACCGACAATCGCCGCGGCCGGACAGCGGGCCCTCGCGAGCGGAACTCGAGTCCGTGACGTCTTGGCGCTCGTGCAGCGGTTGAGCGATGCGATCCCCGTCGTGCTCTTCACGTACTTCAACCCGGTGTGCGCGTACGGCCTCGACCTGTTCGCTGCAGATGCGGCGAGCGCCGGCGCGGCCGGCGTCATCATTCCGGATATTACGCTCGAGGAGCTCGACGAGGTGCAACCGGCGTTCGAGCGGCGCGGGCTTGCCATGCCGCTACTCGTCGCTCCGACGACGCCCGCGCAGCGCGCGACGAGGATCGCGCAGCGCGCGACGGGCTTCGTCTACATCGTTTCTCGCCTGGGCGTCACAGGTGCAGCCGCGGCACCGAGCGTGGAACCGCTGCGCGTGCAGACCACGTTGCTTCGTGCGGTGACGCGCACGCCGCTTGCGGTGGGCTTCGGCATCAGTACGCGCGCGCACGTCGATACGATCGCATCGCTTGTAGACGGCTTCATCGTCGGCAGCGCGTTGATCGACGCCTACGCGGGAACGACGGGAGAGGAGGCCACTGCACGCGCGCAGGCGTTTGCACTGGAACTCGTCCGCGCCTCGTAAGTTGCGGGATTCTCGCGCGGCAGCGATAATACTTCACATATGACGACGACGACGGTGCGCACGCTCCCGTTCGAGAACGAACGGATCAAAACGTTTACCGACGCAGGAGAGATCGCTGCAATGGAGGCGGCTCTAGCCGAGGTGAAGCATGGTTTCGGCCGGTTCTATCCGCTGGTCATCGACGGCCAGCGCGTCGAGACGGGCAAGCACATTCGTTCGCTTAATCCCGCAGCTCCGAGCGAGATCGTTGGAGAGGCGGCGTCCGCGTCCGCGGAGGACGCGCAACGCGCAGTAGACGCCGCGGAGCGCGCGTTCTCGAGCTGGAGGCGCGTGCCGGCGCAGCGGCGAGCGGGCGTACTCTTCAAAAGCGCGGCGCTGTTGCGCGAGCGACGCTTCCTCTACGATGCGCTGCTCGTGTACGAAGTCGGAAAGAGCTGGCCGGAGGCCGATGCGGACGTCGCCGAGGGGATCGATTTTCTAGAGTTCTACGGTCGCGAGATGCTGCGCTACGCGCAACCGCAGCCGGTGACGCCCATCTCAGGCGAACGCAACGAGCTCGTCTACATTCCGCTTGGCGTCGGCGTCGTGATTCCGCCATGGAACTTCGCCGCTGCGATCATGATCGGAATGACCTCGGCGGCAGTCGTCGCCGGCAACACGGTCGTGCTCAAACCTTCGAGCGATGCGGCCATCGTTGCAGCGTGGTTCGTCGACCTCATGCAGGAGGCCGGCCTTCCCGCCGGCGTTTTGAACTATCTGCCGGGCTCAGGAAGCGAGATCGGGGATCTCGTCGTCGCTCATCCCAAGGTACGCTTCATCTCGTTCACGGGCTCGAAAGAAGTGGGGCTGCACATCAACGATTTGGCGGCGAAGCCGCAAAAAGGTCAGCGCTGGATCAAGCGCGTCGTCGCGGAAATGGGCGGCAAGGACGCCATCATCGTGGCGGCCGACGCCGATCTCGACGCGGCAGTCGAAGGCGTTGCAGCGTCGGCGTTCGGCTTCCAGGGGCAGAAGTGTTCGGCATGCTCGCGCGCGATCGTCGAGGAACCCGTGTACGACGCATTCCTCGAGAAGCTGAAAGCACGCGTCGCGAAGATCGCAGTCGGCGACCCGTGGGAGCATAGCACCGTCATGGGCCCGGTCATCAACGCACAAGCATTGGAATCGATCTCGCGCTACATCGAGGTGGGAAAGCGCGAGGGACGCCTCATCGCAGGAGGGGGGCGCGCCCAAGGCGCGGAGGGCTACTTTCTCGAGCCGACGGTCATCGCGGACGTCGCGCCCGACGCGACAATCGCACAGGAAGAGATCTTCGGCCCGGTTCTCGCCGTGATCAAAGCGAAGGACTTCGACGAAGCGATGGCCATCGCCAACGGCACCGAGTTCGGCCTCACGGGTTCGGTGTATACGAGCGACGAGAAGAAGATCGAGCGCGCTCGCGACGAGTTCTTCGTCGGGAACCTCTACTTCAACCGCAAGAGTACCGGGGCGATGGTCGGCGCGCATCCGTTCGGCGGCTTCAATATGTCGGGGACCGACAGCAAGGCAGGCGGTCGCGACTACCTCCTGCTCTATCTCCAGGCGAAGACGATGTCGCGCAAGCTCTGACCCCGGCAGCTGGAGCGGCAACCAAGCGCTCCTCCCACAAGCTTCGCCAGGGCCGGAGCCGGCCCGGCAGGCTCCTCTTTACGATCTTCCTTGACAGGCCATATGCCCCGCGATATGATGGCCGTCGAACCCTGGCCCCCGGCGTCCAAAGGCGGTCCGCAAGACTCGCCTCAGGGTCGTCGTGCGGCTTGGGGCTCGCTCCTTGAAAACTGAACAGTGCAGCAGCGCAAATAGTCTGTGGGTCTCTTCTACATTTCTGTAGTTGAGAACGTACATTTCCTGACCACCCTTTGACTCGTCCGCTTTGCGGACGGCTTACGGGGGATTCGGAGGTCGCAACCGAGTCGTAAATGGTCGTGCGAAATTAAAAGAGCCAAATCGGCTCCATAATCTTTTTATGGAGAGTTTGATCCTGGCTCAGGACTAACGCTGGCGGCGTGCCTAACACATGCAAGTCGAACGGGGGTAGCAATACTCCAGTGGCAGACGGGTGAGTAACGCGTGGTCAATCTGCCTTACAGTGGGGGATAACTAGCCGAAAGGTTAGCTAATACCGCATACGATCGTCGCGAGGCATCTCGAGACGAGGAAAGGAGCAATCCGCTGAAAGAGGAGACTGCGTCCCATTAGCTAGTTGGCGGGGTAACGGCCCACCAAGGCTGCGATGGGTAGCTGGCTTGAGAGAGCGATCAGCCACACTGGGACTGAGACACGGCCCAGACTCCTACGGGAGGCAGCAGTGAGGAATTTTCCGCAATGGGCGAAAGCCTGACGGAGCGACGCCGCGTGTGGGATGAAGGCCTTCGGGTCGTAAACCACTGTCGAAGGGGACGATACTGACGGTACCCTTGGAGGAAGCCCCGGCTAACTACGTGCCAGCAGCCGCGGTAAGACGTAGGGGGCAAGCGTTGTCCGGAATTATTGGGCGTAAAGCGCTCGTAGGCGGGCGAACAAGTCTGCGAAGAAAGACCCGGGCTCAACTCGGGGAACGGCGTGGATACTGTTCGTCTTGAGGCGATCAGAGGGTGATGGAATTCCCGGTGTAGCGGTGAAATGCGTAGATATCGGGAGGAACACCAGTGGCGAAGGCGATCACCTGGGGTTGGCCTGACGCTGAGGAGCGAAAGCTAGGGGAGCAAACGGGATTAGATACCCCGGTAGTCCTAGCCGTAAACGATGGACACTAGGCGTTGGTGATATCGACTTCATCAGTGCCGCAGCAAACGCAATAAGTGTCCCGCCTGGGGAGTACGGCCGCAAGGTTAAAACTCAAAGGAATTGACGGGGGCCCGCACAAGCGGTGGAGCATGTGGTTCAATTCGACGCAACGCGAAGAACCTTACCGGGGCTTGACATCCTGCGCTATCCTAGGAGACTAGGTTTCCTGGCAACAGGACGCAGAGACAGGTGCTGCATGGCTGTCGTCAGCTCGTGCCGTGAGGTGTTGGGTTAAGTCCCGCAACGAGCGCAACCCTTGTCGTGTGTTGGTTCACAAGACCTCTCACGCGAGACCGCCGGTGACAAGCCGGAGGAAGGTGGGGATGACGTCAAGTCAGCATGGCCCTTACGTCCCGGGCTACACACGTGCTACAATGGGGAGGACAGCGAGCCGCGAACCCGCGAGGGTAAGCTAATCTCTTAAACCTCTCCTCAGTTCGGATTGAAGGCTGCAACTCGCCTTCATGAAGTCGGAATCGCTAGTAAACGCAGATCAGCTACGCTGCGTTGAATACGTTCCCGGGCCTTGTACACACCGCCCGTCACGTCACCTGAGTTTAGTGTACCCGAAGCCGCCCGTGCAACCGCAAGGAGCAAGGCGTCTAAGGTATGCTAGATAAGGGGGACGAAGTCGTAACAAGGTAGCCGTATCGGAAGGTGCGGCTGGATCACCTCCTTTCTAAGGAGTACAGGTCGTTGGATCTCACACCTTGTGGATCGCAACGGCATAGTACAACTTGAGTCGACCACAGACGAACGCGCGGCTCCCGCTTTAAAGGGGGTCCTTCGACTGGTCCGCTCGGGCGGACCGCTCAGGATGACAAGTTCTGAGTTAGATGCTGCACTGTTCAGCTTTGAGGGAATGAGCCCTCATCGATCCTTGAAAACTGCATAGAGAAGAACTTTCATGTGTTGCGAACACATGGGAGCGGCTGCTGGAGCACAACCTGGCTCCAGTGGTGCAATTTTGCGTAGTAAAAAATGAATAAGGGCATGCAGGTGGATACCTTGGTTCCACAGGCGATGAAGGACGTGCCAAGCTGCGAAAAGCTTCGGGGAGCTGCTAAGAAGCGATGATCCGGAGATATCCGAATGGGGCAACCCACGCGCCGTCATGGGCGCGTACACCACGATGAATTCAATAGTCGTGGGTGAGCGTACCCGGTGAATTGAAACATCTCAGTAGCCGGAGGAACAGACATCAAACGAGATTCCCCTAGTAGTGGCGAGCGAACAGGGAACAGCCTAAACCGTTCATGTGTAAGCGTTCGGGCGTTGCATGAACGGGGTTGTACGACAATACATCTCGGAGCCGAATCTCCGAGCGCGAGTTATCATATCGAGCGCTAGTAGAAGCCGGCTGGAAAGCCGCACCGTAGAAGGTGAGAGTCCTGTAGACGAAAGCGATCGATCTTGCGGTGTTGTTCGTGAGTAGGGCGGGGCACGGGAAACCCTGTCTGAAACCGGGAGGACCATCTTCCAAGGCTAAATATGCTGTGGAGACCGATAGCGTACGAGTACCGTGAGGGAAAGGTGAAAAGAACCCCCGCAGGGGAGTGAAATAGAACATGAAACCGCATGCCTACAAACCGTGAAAGGCCCATGCGCAAGCAAGGCTGATCGCGTGCCTATTGAAGAATGAACCTGCGAGTTACTTGTAACGGGCTTGGTTAAGACGTTGAGTCGGAGCCGGAGCGAAAGCGAGTCTGAATAGGGCGTTCGTCCGTTGCAGTAGACCCGAAACCAAGTGATCTATCCATGGCCAGGGTGAAGCATGATTAAACTCATGTGGAGGCCCGCACCTGTCGTTGTTGAAAAAACGTTGGATGAGCTGTGGATAGGGGTGAAAAGCCAATCGAACTTGGAGATAGCTGGTTCTCCCCGAAATAGTTTGAGGACTAGCGTCGCGTGTTAACCCTCGGGGGTAGAGCACTGACAGGGCTAGGGGTCTTACCAGATTACCGAACCCCATCAAACTCCGAATACCGAGGCGAACTGCGCGGCAGTCAGACCGTGGGGGATAAGCTCCATGGTCAAAAGGGAAACAGCCCAGATCAACAGCTAAGGTCCCGAATCGATGCTCAGTGGTAAAGGAAGTTTCGTCGCATAGACAACTAGGAGGTTGGCTCAGAAGCAGCCACCCTTGAAAGAGTGCGTAATAGCTCACTAGTCGAGTGATGGGGCGCCGAAAATATAACGGGGCTCAAGCATCGAACCGAAGCTTTGGGATCGGCCAATATACCGATGCCTCTGATTTAGGACAGATCGAGGAAGCGAGGGTCGAAGTGCACTTTGGTGCATGAGGTCCGAGCTGACGGCGATCTGGGCTAAACCAGGGGTATCGGAGGCTGATCGGTAGGGGAGCGTTGTGGTGTAGGCTGAAGCACGACCGCGAGGACGTGTGGACGAACCACAAGTGCGAATGCAGGTATAAGTAGCGAGAAATGCGAGTGAGAACCTCGCACGCCGGAAGTCTAAGGTTTCCTGAGCAACGTCAATCGTCTCAGGGTGAGTCGGGAGCTAAGCCGAGGCTGAGAAGCGTAGGCGATGCACAAGCAGTTCATATTCTGCTACCACCGACGACCGTTTAGACTTTGACGGACAGTGTTGAACGACCGTCGTTCCTAAAGCGCTGACTCGTTCAGCGCGAAGGATTTTCGTTCGGAACAAGGAGCGAGGAGCGAAGCGATCTCTACGATCGTGAGCGCCGAGTGACGATGTATCGGACGAAAAGACGAGCGCCTTCAGCATCGTCTGTCAAGGTCTATGAATTGATGGGGTGACGCAGGAGGATAGGTCAGCGCGCCGATGGATGTGCGCGTCTAAGCTGGTAGGCGGTATCGTAGGAAAATCCGCGATGCTAACGCCGAGAAGTGAATGCGAGGCTCTTCGGAGCCGAAGTGACTGACTCCACGCTGCCAAGAAAAGCCTCTAAATAGGATCGTAGGTGCCCGTACCGTACACCGACACAGGTAGACTGGCAGAGCATGCTAAGGCGACGGGAGAATCCCTGTTAAGGAACTCGGCAAATTGACCCCGTAACTTTGGGAGAAGGGGTGCCTCCTTCGGTCTAGGATTTACTCCGAAAGCTGAGGGGGGTGGCACAAAATAGGCCCAAGCGACTGTTTAACAAAAACACAGGTCTCTGCGAATGCGAAAGCAGACGTATAGGGGCTGACTCCTGCCCGGTGCTGGAAGGTTAAAGGGACGGGTTAGCGCAAGCGAAGCTCGGAACTGAAGCCCCAGTAAACGGCGGCGGTAACTATAACCGTCCTAAGGTAGCGAAATTCCTTGTCGGGTAAGTTCCGACCTGCACGAATGGAGTAACGACTTGGGCACTGTCTCAATGGGGATCCCGGCGAAATTGCAGTACCAGTGAAGATGCTGGTTACCCGCAGCAGGACGGAAAGACCCCGTGAAGCTTTACTGTATCCTGATCTTGGGTTTTGAGATTGTCTGTACAGGATAGGTGGGAGCCTATGAACCGAGGGCGTTAGCTCTCGGGGAGGCAACGTTGGGATACCACCCTGATGATCTTGGGATTCTAACTATCCGCCGTTATCCGGCGGGAGGACATGGTCAGGTGGGCAGTTTGACTGGGGCGGTCGCCTCCTAAAGAGTAACGGAGGCGCCCAAAGGTTCCCTCAGACTGGTTGGCAATCAGTCGTCGAGTGCAATGGCAAAAGGGAGCTTGACTGCGAGACCTACAAGTCGAGCAGGTGCGAAAGCAGGGCATAGTGATCCGGCGGTTGCGTGTGGAAGCGCCGTCGCTCAACGGATAAAAGGTACGCCGGGGATAACAGGCTCATCTTCCCCAAGAGTCCATATCGACGGGAAGGTTTGGCACCTCAATTTTGGGGTGTGGCGGCAGAAATGTCGTCAAAGCATCGGCTTATAACGGTGAAACCCAAAGCTGTCACAGGTCATCTGTACAGTGGGCAATACCGTGGGAAGTCTTTCGGAGGAGCAGCACTCCATCGTGATCGGCACCTTGCTAGGTGACGGCGCGATGCGCTGCAAGGCAAACGCTCTTCTCGAGGTTAATCACTCCGTCCATCAACGGACATATGTCGACTGGAAGTATCGCCATCTGGCGGATTTCGTATCGACAGCGCCAAGGCAGCGGCAGAGCAATGGGAGTAGGTTCGCGTATCGGTTTGTGACGCGGAGCCTCCCAGAGTTCACTCCCTACTACCGGTTGTTTTACCCCGACCGGCAGAAGGTGGCTCCAGTTGTGGAGCTAACGCCGTTGGCCTTGGCTGTCTGGTTTATGGACGACGGTTCCAGATCTCGAAGAGCCGTGTATCTGAATACCCAGCAGTTCGATGTGACGTGTCAGGAATTGCTGCTGTACCTCCTAGAGGATCAGTGGGGAATCCAGGGCACTCTAAATCGGGACAAGTGCTATCACCGAATTAGATTGTCGGTGATTGGAACGACCCGTTTTGTGGAGCTGATTGCTCCTCATGTCTTACCTGACTTCAGATACAAGCTTCCGTAATGACCCCGTAACGACTGAGGCCTTGTGCCGAGGTAGCGGTCACTTGGCGCCAAAGCGCCAAAATCTACGGCCGCTACAACACGCCGACCCCTCGCCCAGTTTG of Candidatus Dormiibacterota bacterium contains these proteins:
- the pruA gene encoding L-glutamate gamma-semialdehyde dehydrogenase, which translates into the protein MTTTTVRTLPFENERIKTFTDAGEIAAMEAALAEVKHGFGRFYPLVIDGQRVETGKHIRSLNPAAPSEIVGEAASASAEDAQRAVDAAERAFSSWRRVPAQRRAGVLFKSAALLRERRFLYDALLVYEVGKSWPEADADVAEGIDFLEFYGREMLRYAQPQPVTPISGERNELVYIPLGVGVVIPPWNFAAAIMIGMTSAAVVAGNTVVLKPSSDAAIVAAWFVDLMQEAGLPAGVLNYLPGSGSEIGDLVVAHPKVRFISFTGSKEVGLHINDLAAKPQKGQRWIKRVVAEMGGKDAIIVAADADLDAAVEGVAASAFGFQGQKCSACSRAIVEEPVYDAFLEKLKARVAKIAVGDPWEHSTVMGPVINAQALESISRYIEVGKREGRLIAGGGRAQGAEGYFLEPTVIADVAPDATIAQEEIFGPVLAVIKAKDFDEAMAIANGTEFGLTGSVYTSDEKKIERARDEFFVGNLYFNRKSTGAMVGAHPFGGFNMSGTDSKAGGRDYLLLYLQAKTMSRKL
- the trpA gene encoding tryptophan synthase subunit alpha, which gives rise to MSAASNLRLEHALRSRKPAFIPYLMAGDPDIASTEAIARGLAQVGAVALELGVPYGDPLADGPTIAAAGQRALASGTRVRDVLALVQRLSDAIPVVLFTYFNPVCAYGLDLFAADAASAGAAGVIIPDITLEELDEVQPAFERRGLAMPLLVAPTTPAQRATRIAQRATGFVYIVSRLGVTGAAAAPSVEPLRVQTTLLRAVTRTPLAVGFGISTRAHVDTIASLVDGFIVGSALIDAYAGTTGEEATARAQAFALELVRAS